The Pirellulimonas nuda genome includes a region encoding these proteins:
- a CDS encoding alpha-amylase family glycosyl hydrolase, translating to MTPEVVEAPAREGMGCIPHEAGVAFRVWAPHATAVHVVGDFNDWDETAHPMQAEEHGAWYADVPGAAIGQEYRFLLTCGDKQVSRIDPYAREVTNSVGNGVVHDPHFDWGDDNFVMPSFNELVIYEMHVGTFNRPSGDEIGTFEDVEKKFDYLRRLGVNAIQLMPSAEFAGDVSWGYNPAHIFAVESAYGGPVGLKQMVRSAHRHGLAVIMDVVYNHLGPSDLDLWQFDLWGENGKGGIYFYNDWRSKTPWGDTRPDYGRGEVRTYLHDNAMMWLCEYRMDGLRYDMTLYIHSVDASGAEKIAEGWSLTQWINREVRERFPRKIAIAEDLQNNDWITKEPGHGGAGFNSQWDAGFVHPIRAAVCQPEDGHRSMESVREALTHRYNLDAFQRVIYSESHDEVANGKARVPSEIDPDDPRGWFAQKRSTLAAAMVFTAPGIPMIFQGQEFLRGQWFDDTRGIDWQQEEDCRGIVRMYRDLIRLRLNRGGVSRGLCGQRIECRHVNEADKVIAFRRWMEGGPGDDVLVIANFANRGWEDYRIGLPRCGPWRLRFNSDATVYSEDFDDCGTTDLTAEEIPCDGLALSASLKLAPYSVAIFSQDP from the coding sequence ATGACCCCAGAAGTTGTTGAAGCCCCGGCACGCGAAGGGATGGGTTGCATACCGCACGAGGCGGGGGTGGCTTTCCGCGTGTGGGCGCCCCACGCCACGGCCGTCCATGTGGTAGGAGACTTCAACGACTGGGACGAAACGGCCCATCCCATGCAGGCCGAGGAGCACGGCGCGTGGTACGCCGACGTGCCGGGAGCGGCCATCGGCCAGGAGTACCGCTTCTTGCTGACCTGCGGCGACAAACAGGTTTCGCGGATCGACCCCTACGCCCGCGAAGTGACCAACTCGGTCGGCAACGGCGTGGTCCACGACCCGCACTTCGACTGGGGCGACGACAACTTCGTGATGCCCAGCTTCAACGAGCTGGTGATCTACGAGATGCACGTCGGCACCTTCAACCGGCCCAGCGGCGACGAGATCGGCACGTTTGAAGACGTGGAGAAGAAGTTCGACTACCTCCGCCGGCTGGGGGTGAACGCGATCCAACTGATGCCCTCGGCGGAGTTCGCCGGCGACGTTTCGTGGGGTTACAACCCGGCCCATATCTTCGCGGTAGAGAGCGCCTACGGCGGCCCCGTGGGGCTGAAGCAGATGGTGCGTTCGGCGCACCGGCACGGCCTCGCGGTGATCATGGACGTGGTCTACAACCACCTCGGCCCGAGCGACCTCGACCTGTGGCAGTTCGACCTGTGGGGCGAGAACGGCAAGGGGGGCATCTACTTCTACAACGACTGGCGGAGCAAGACCCCCTGGGGCGACACCCGCCCCGACTACGGGCGCGGCGAGGTCCGCACCTACCTGCACGACAACGCCATGATGTGGCTGTGCGAGTACCGCATGGACGGGCTGCGTTACGACATGACGCTGTACATCCACTCGGTAGACGCCAGCGGCGCCGAGAAGATCGCCGAGGGGTGGTCGCTGACGCAGTGGATCAACCGCGAGGTGCGCGAGCGGTTCCCGCGGAAGATCGCGATCGCCGAAGACCTGCAGAACAACGACTGGATCACCAAAGAGCCCGGGCACGGGGGCGCGGGCTTCAACAGCCAGTGGGACGCCGGCTTCGTGCACCCCATCCGCGCCGCGGTGTGCCAGCCGGAAGACGGCCACCGCTCGATGGAGTCGGTCCGCGAAGCGCTGACCCACCGCTACAACCTGGACGCGTTCCAGCGGGTCATCTACAGCGAGTCGCACGACGAGGTGGCCAACGGCAAGGCGCGCGTCCCGTCGGAGATCGACCCCGACGACCCGCGCGGCTGGTTCGCCCAGAAGCGTTCGACGCTGGCGGCCGCGATGGTGTTTACCGCGCCGGGCATCCCGATGATCTTCCAGGGGCAGGAGTTCCTGCGCGGGCAGTGGTTCGACGACACCCGCGGCATCGACTGGCAGCAGGAAGAAGACTGCCGGGGGATCGTGCGGATGTACCGCGACCTGATCCGCCTGCGGCTCAACCGCGGGGGCGTGAGCCGCGGGCTGTGCGGCCAGCGGATCGAGTGCCGGCACGTGAACGAGGCCGACAAGGTGATCGCCTTCCGCCGCTGGATGGAGGGGGGCCCCGGCGACGACGTGCTGGTGATCGCCAACTTCGCCAACCGCGGGTGGGAGGACTACCGCATCGGCCTGCCGAGGTGCGGCCCGTGGCGGCTGCGGTTCAACAGCGACGCTACGGTCTACAGCGAAGACTTCGATGACTGCGGGACGACCGACCTGACGGCAGAAGAGATTCCTTGCGACGGCTTGGCGTTGAGCGCTTCGCTGAAGCTGGCCCCCTACTCGGTGGCCATCTTCTCGCAGGACCCCTGA
- a CDS encoding YCF48-related protein, with the protein MRLSFLTYHTTLLAACLLASACPAGGGESHADAMVRDATLRQILFVDRQHGWAVGDRGAIYRTSDGGVRWQRQASGVTAPLYGIAIYGGRRGWAVGGETTPYTHSTKAVVLATEDGGWTWQRLDAPMLPALAGVQCGSEPGVGLAFGLSTALRPSGFAITTDGGRHWSLPPASQPSSWTAAAVRATGSTGPLTGMMAGPGGRLARIGTPVEDIDEIQQEPRTPRGLAYGDHGKVWLVGDGGLLLCSTDMGAHWQQPASPPPEVTRDFDWRAVATAGSEVRIVGAPGCVVLASSDSGATWRLEPTGVSTPLETVAMVGDKHAWAAGAMGVVIATTDGGRSWTPQRAGGGRCGVWVAATRASEVPLPLIADAAAGEGWLTAVDVVSRTVRPGDELRVSQAVVQVGGSLSQVEAAFPGLAPDAGPSPQQLDALRRRLAMRIVSLRPEIAVLPAAGGDDPVARACEDALRLAGDPQYTAAWKKVGLLPWKPKRVARVAPQGGSGAVSRSLVDYNSELGTSLKLAVAPSRGLLRTTYAPLPDTYAVTLEGAAARGGRRLTDGLMLQRGSDARRAAAEAPPNRLAELARFAQQSRAVDGLLSGEAPADWSGQVMHVTGGLSEDSGVELMLWLADAYRTRGQADRAADVLYLLARRYGDHPTAEHATLWLLRYYASSETARAGKPDEPPLGAAPLANVTDTPKPFKPHNAEPIAEAGAAAPLAAAEAGAAAPLAAAERWKRADLLGTYLERARPELFAEPKVRFPLAAARRRLDQPAADAVVRTLSRQAVDEPWRRCAHAEEWIEHVERGRPEKPLAAVRPLASQPVLDGNLDEPCWAAITPVELQSAESSRSAKLWLGYDSEYWYVAAQAPKLAGVPYPGPAVSARHHDGADSGRDRLRLSIDADRDYTTAFELTVDSRGWTADACWRDAHWDPKWFVAVADAADRWTCEAAIPWESLTAPNPRDVWAFSIDRIAPGHKTQSWPAGGAPAGSPDRFGLLLFE; encoded by the coding sequence ATGCGCTTATCGTTCTTGACTTATCACACAACGCTGCTGGCGGCATGCCTGCTCGCCAGCGCTTGCCCAGCCGGCGGAGGGGAGTCGCACGCGGACGCCATGGTCCGCGACGCCACGCTCCGGCAGATCCTGTTTGTTGATCGCCAGCACGGCTGGGCGGTAGGCGACCGCGGCGCGATTTACCGCACCAGCGACGGCGGCGTCCGTTGGCAGCGGCAGGCCTCTGGGGTTACCGCGCCGCTGTACGGGATCGCTATCTACGGCGGTCGACGCGGCTGGGCGGTGGGGGGAGAGACCACCCCCTACACGCATTCCACCAAGGCGGTGGTGCTGGCCACCGAGGATGGCGGCTGGACGTGGCAGCGGTTGGACGCCCCCATGCTACCGGCCTTGGCCGGCGTGCAGTGCGGCTCGGAGCCCGGCGTCGGGCTGGCGTTCGGCCTCAGCACGGCGCTTCGGCCCAGCGGGTTCGCGATCACCACCGACGGCGGCCGCCACTGGTCGCTCCCACCCGCATCGCAGCCTAGCAGTTGGACCGCCGCCGCGGTCCGCGCCACGGGGTCGACCGGACCCCTGACAGGAATGATGGCGGGGCCCGGGGGCCGCTTGGCGCGGATCGGGACGCCCGTTGAAGACATCGACGAGATCCAGCAAGAACCCCGCACGCCCCGCGGGCTTGCCTACGGCGACCACGGGAAGGTGTGGCTGGTGGGCGACGGCGGCCTGTTGTTGTGCTCAACAGACATGGGCGCCCACTGGCAGCAGCCCGCCAGCCCCCCGCCGGAGGTGACGCGCGACTTCGATTGGCGGGCGGTCGCCACCGCTGGCAGCGAGGTGCGCATCGTCGGCGCCCCCGGCTGCGTGGTGCTGGCCTCGAGCGACTCCGGCGCCACCTGGCGCCTAGAGCCGACCGGCGTCTCGACGCCGCTGGAGACGGTGGCCATGGTCGGCGACAAACACGCGTGGGCCGCGGGCGCCATGGGGGTGGTGATCGCCACCACCGATGGCGGCCGTAGCTGGACCCCGCAACGCGCCGGCGGCGGACGCTGCGGCGTGTGGGTCGCCGCGACCCGCGCCTCGGAGGTCCCCCTGCCGTTGATCGCCGACGCCGCCGCGGGCGAGGGTTGGCTCACGGCCGTCGACGTGGTGAGCCGCACGGTCCGGCCCGGCGATGAGCTCCGCGTTTCTCAGGCGGTGGTACAGGTAGGAGGGTCCCTGTCGCAAGTCGAGGCGGCCTTTCCCGGGCTGGCGCCAGACGCCGGGCCGTCTCCCCAGCAGCTCGACGCCCTCCGCCGCCGGCTGGCGATGCGGATCGTTTCGCTCCGTCCAGAGATCGCCGTGCTGCCGGCGGCCGGCGGCGACGACCCGGTCGCCCGGGCCTGCGAGGACGCCCTCCGACTAGCGGGCGACCCCCAGTACACCGCGGCGTGGAAGAAGGTCGGGCTCTTGCCGTGGAAGCCCAAACGCGTCGCCCGCGTGGCGCCGCAGGGTGGAAGCGGCGCGGTCTCGCGCAGCTTGGTGGACTACAACTCGGAGCTCGGCACTTCGCTCAAGCTGGCCGTCGCCCCGAGCCGCGGCTTGTTGCGCACCACGTACGCGCCGCTGCCAGACACGTACGCGGTGACGCTCGAGGGCGCGGCCGCCCGCGGCGGGCGCCGGCTGACCGACGGGCTGATGCTGCAACGCGGCAGCGACGCGCGTCGCGCCGCCGCCGAGGCGCCCCCCAACCGCTTGGCGGAGCTGGCCCGGTTTGCGCAACAATCGCGCGCCGTTGACGGCCTGCTGTCCGGGGAGGCGCCCGCGGACTGGTCGGGCCAGGTGATGCACGTGACCGGCGGGCTGAGCGAAGACTCGGGCGTTGAGCTCATGCTCTGGTTGGCGGACGCCTACCGCACGCGCGGCCAAGCCGACCGCGCCGCGGACGTGCTCTACCTGCTCGCCCGTCGCTACGGCGACCACCCCACCGCCGAGCACGCCACGCTGTGGCTGCTGCGTTACTACGCCAGCAGCGAGACCGCCCGGGCGGGCAAGCCGGACGAGCCCCCGCTGGGCGCCGCGCCGCTGGCCAACGTTACCGACACCCCCAAGCCCTTCAAGCCGCACAACGCAGAGCCCATCGCCGAGGCCGGCGCGGCCGCGCCGCTGGCCGCCGCCGAGGCCGGCGCGGCCGCGCCGCTGGCCGCCGCCGAGCGTTGGAAGCGGGCCGACCTGCTGGGGACCTACTTAGAACGCGCGCGGCCGGAGCTGTTCGCGGAGCCGAAGGTGCGGTTCCCGCTGGCGGCCGCGCGGCGCCGCCTCGACCAGCCGGCCGCCGACGCGGTGGTGCGGACGCTCAGCCGGCAGGCGGTCGACGAGCCGTGGCGCCGCTGCGCCCACGCCGAGGAGTGGATCGAACACGTCGAGCGCGGCCGGCCCGAGAAGCCCCTGGCCGCGGTCCGACCGCTGGCGAGCCAGCCGGTGCTCGACGGCAACCTCGACGAGCCGTGTTGGGCCGCCATCACGCCGGTCGAGCTGCAGTCCGCCGAGAGCAGCCGCTCCGCCAAGCTGTGGCTGGGATACGACTCCGAGTACTGGTACGTCGCGGCGCAGGCGCCCAAGCTCGCCGGGGTCCCCTACCCGGGGCCCGCCGTCAGCGCCCGGCACCACGACGGCGCCGACTCCGGCCGCGACCGGCTGCGGCTCTCGATCGACGCCGACCGCGACTACACCACGGCCTTCGAGCTGACGGTCGACAGCCGGGGCTGGACCGCCGACGCGTGTTGGCGCGACGCCCACTGGGACCCGAAGTGGTTCGTGGCCGTGGCGGACGCGGCCGACCGGTGGACGTGCGAGGCGGCCATCCCCTGGGAGTCGCTCACCGCCCCCAACCCGCGCGACGTGTGGGCCTTCTCGATCGACCGCATCGCCCCCGGGCACAAGACCCAGTCGTGGCCGGCCGGCGGCGCGCCGGCCGGGTCGCCCGACCGGTTCGGGCTGCTGCTGTTCGAGTAG
- a CDS encoding PRC-barrel domain-containing protein, whose translation MTRNLIAALALVLTPAMAMAQVTVDAPGTRVQVGNNRDGRTAQRGQTVRISELMGANVKNNADEDLGSIEDIVLNADNGRVQYAAVSMGGFLGLGDKLFAVPWSAIRHQTVDGEHVLVLNVVKEQFENAEGFDQDNWPDMASPQWRTTNDALYGVDANRPVRNRNRDRE comes from the coding sequence ATGACACGCAATCTGATTGCAGCACTGGCGCTCGTGTTGACGCCGGCGATGGCGATGGCCCAGGTGACGGTCGACGCCCCCGGCACACGCGTGCAGGTTGGCAACAACCGCGACGGACGGACGGCCCAACGCGGCCAGACCGTACGCATTAGCGAGCTGATGGGCGCCAACGTCAAGAACAACGCAGACGAAGACCTGGGCTCGATCGAAGACATCGTGCTCAACGCCGATAACGGCCGCGTGCAGTACGCGGCGGTGTCGATGGGGGGCTTCCTGGGCCTAGGCGACAAGCTGTTCGCGGTCCCCTGGTCGGCCATCCGTCACCAGACGGTTGACGGCGAGCACGTGCTGGTGCTGAACGTCGTGAAGGAGCAGTTCGAGAACGCCGAGGGCTTCGACCAAGACAACTGGCCCGACATGGCCAGCCCGCAGTGGCGTACGACCAACGACGCCCTGTACGGCGTAGACGCCAATCGCCCGGTGCGGAACCGCAACCGCGACCGCGAGTAG